The Gemmatimonadales bacterium DNA window CCTGGAGGGGCACGTCACCTTGGCGCCGAGGGCATATCAAGAACGGGGCCGGGGGTCGCGGCCGGCCCGGAACGCCGGTCGCGAGCTTGTGGCTGAGCAACGACTTACCTGTGGTTCATCACGATCGCGGCGGGGCCGCTTGCGGGTCCCCGCGCGTTGCACGGTCGCGTCAAGAGAGCGACGATGTGTTGTCCCAGCGCAGCGATCCACCGTCCGGCAGGACGGATGGTGACATGGCAAGATGTTGGGATTCAACGACTTCCAAACATCGTCAAGCCGGCGCACGCATTCTGCTCCGTAGACACCCAACGGCCGGCGCCTTGTGTGGAGGCGCCTGCCGCCCCATGTTCGGGGCCCGAAAGGCCAACTTGTGGGACAACCGATGCCTGAGCGCATGCCGCATAGTCATCCTCCCCTCGTGCTGATCGCGAGCAGCCAGGAATGGCACGCCCGTTCCCTGGAGAGCATTCTCGGGCCGCATGGCTACGCGGTCGTCCGGGCCTATACGGGGAAGCAGACGCTGGAGCGCGCGCGCAGCGCGCGTCCGGATCTGGTGATCGTGGACGCCGACCTGCCGGACCTGGACGGGATCGAGGTCTGCCGCATCCTGCGGGACGAGCCGGCGATGAGCGCGAGCACCCCCATCCTGGTGACGGGCTCGGGGCAGCCGACCCGGCAGCAGCGGCTGGCGGCGCTGCGCGCCGGCGCCTGGGATTACCTCACGCTTCCGTTCGACGGACAGGAGCTGCAGTTGCGGCTGGACGCGTTCGTGCAGGCCAAGTTCGAGGCCGATCGCGCCCGCGAAGAGAGCCTTCTGGACGAGCTCACGGGGCTGTACAACATCCGGGGCCTGGCGCGGCGCGCCCGGGAGCTGGGGTCGCAGGCGTTCCGACATCACGAGCCGTTTGCCTGCGTCGTGCTCGCGCCGCACGTCGAGGGGACGGACGCCGCTGCCTCCGAGCTGGCGGTGACCGCCGCGGTGAGTCACATCGCCAAGACGCTGCGCACCAACGGCCGGGTCGCGGACGCGATCGGCCGGCTCGGTCCGACGGAATTCGGCGTGGTGGCGCAGGGCGCGGACGCCGAGGGCGTGCTCAAGCTCGCCCAGCGGCTGGTGCAGTCGCTGGAGTCTGGTGCGCTCGAGTCCGGCGGGGCCATACCGCCGTTCAAGGTGCGGGCCGGCTACGATGCGGTGTCGAACTACCACGAGGCCCCGATCGAGCCGGAGGACATGCTCGTGCGCGCCACCATCGCGATGCGGATGTCGGAGGGTGACGCCGGCGGCAAGTGGATTCGGCCGTTCGAGGGGCGCTTCAACAACTAGCGATCACTTTCGGGGCTGACCGCCGGACCCGATCCCAACGGGTCCGGCGTTCGTTTCGTTGGAGATCCTGCCCGCGCCAGATCGGCGGCCCATCGTCGAGGCACGTGGCCGGCGCCCTAGCGAAATCCCGCAAAAACCCTTATGGTGACTGTTGCGATGGCGCCACAGCCGCGCCGATTGCTCGCCGTCTGTCGTACCGACACAACAGAGTGCTGAGCGAGCCAGCATCCGGAGGAGCGCAGAATGGCCGCTTCGCTCAGAGCGCCCCAGTCACCAGCTGAAGGCACGGGAGACACCAGCCCCCTCGTCTCCGCGGATCTCTCGATCGGTCCGGCGGACAAGGCGAGTGTCCGCATCCTCGTGGTGGATGACGAGCGGACGCTGCGGGAGAGCTGCAAGAGCGTGCTCGAGGTGGACGGCTACCGCGTCGAAGTCTGCGGTCGCGGTGGCGAGGCGCTGGAGCTGGTGCGGCGCCAGATGTTCGACGTGATTCTGGTGGACCTGTACATGACCGAGGTCTCGGGCATGGAGCTGCTCGAGGCTGCCCTCGCCGCCCGCCCCGAGACCATCGTCATCGTGATGACGGGCAATCCCAGCGTCGCGTCCAACGTCGACGCGCTGCGCGCCGGCGCGTGGGATTACCTGCCCAAGCCGTTCTCGGCGACGCACCTGCAGATCCTGGTCGGGCGGGCGACGCACACGATCCTGGTCGGGCGGGAGTCGGGCGTTCGGACCGGGGCGCAGGAGGTGGAGGACGAGGGCGGCTCTCGCGACAAGCCCGCCGTCATCGGCGTGTCGCCGGTGTTCCGGAAGGCCATGGACCTGGCCCGGCGCGTGGCCCCGACCGATGCGTCCGTGTTCATCACGGGGGAGAGCGGGACGGGCAAGGAGATGATGGCGCAGTTCATCCACCAGCACAGCCGCCGGCGGAGCCGGCCAATGGTCGCCGTGAACTGCGCGGCGTTGCCCGAAGGGCTGCTGGAGTCGGAGATGTTCGGCCACGTGAAAGGCGCGTTCACCGGAGCCGTCAAGGACAAGCCGGGCCTGCTCGAGGCGGCCAATGGAGGCACGCTGTTCCTGGACGAGCTGATCGACATGCCCAAGTCGATCCAGGCGAAGCTGCTGCGCGTCATCCAGGACGGTGTGGTGCGCCGCGTCGGCAGCTCCGCCACCAACACGGTCGTGAACGTGCGGTTCATCGCGGCGGCCAACCGCGACCCGGAGCAGGCCACCAAGGACGGCCTGCTGCGCGAGGACCTGTACTACCGGCTCCGCGTCGTGCCGGTGCATCTCCCGTCGTTGCGCGAGCGCCAGCAGGACATCGTGCTGCTCGCCAATCACTTCCTGCAGCTGTTCTGGCGGCGCCATCGCGAGCCGTTCGCGGCGGCGCCCCGGCTCACCGAGAGCGCGGTCAGGGCGCTGTGCGCCCATCCGTGGCAGGGCAACGTGCGCGAGCTGCAGAACGCGATCGAGCACGCGGTCGTACTGCTGGAGCCCGGGCAGGACATCCAGCCCGAGAACATCCCCTTCATCAGCAGCCAACAGGCCGCCGACGCCGCCGAGGGCGTGGTCCCGGTCATGGCCGAAGGCATCCTGGAGGAGAGCTATCACGCCGCGCGGGAGCGCGTCATCGCGTCGTTCGAGCGGCGCTACCTCACCTGGCTCGTCAACCACGTGGGGGGCAACATGTCGAAGGCGGCGCGCGTGGCGGGCGTCGACCGCACCACACTTTACCGCCTGATGGAGCGGCACGGCTTGCAGCGCGAGACCATCACGGTGCTGCCCGAATGACGGGAGTGCCTCACCTGCGGCGCTCCGAACGCCGCGACGGCGCCGGGCACGTGCTGCCGGCCCGCTCGACGGAAACCGAGACCGCGGGCGCGGACCTGCGCCCGGTGCTCGAGGCGGCGGCCGCGCGGGTGCTGGGCGGCTGGCGCGACGACCGGGCCGACGCGCTCGACGCGAAGGACGTATCCGAGACAATCCACTGGCTGGTCGATGCCACGGTGGCGGCGCTCGCGGGCGAGGCGATTCCATCGCAGGGGCCGGCAGCGACCGTGCTGGGTCGCCGGCTCCTCGAGCTGTTGCGCGCCGCAGTCCTGGCGGAGCCGCGCGAGCCGCAGGCTCAGCTCGATCCCAAGGTGCTGGTCCTGGTCCTGCGCGCCGTCGAGCAGGTGCGCGAGGCCGTGGACCCCGATTGGTCGCAGGCGCTGTCGTCGCGCCTGTCGGCGCCGAGCGGGCTGGACCTGGTCGTCGAGGTGGCCCACGACCTCCGCTCGCCCATCACGTCGATCCTGTTCCTGGCCGAGACCCTGCAGCGCGGCCAGAGCGGGACGGTCAACGAGGTGCAGCATCGCCAGCTCGGCCTGATCTACGCCGCCGCCCTCGGGCTGAGCTCGATGGCGAGCGACGTCATCGAGCTGGCGCGCGGCGGCAAGCAGCTGGTCGAGAAGGAGCCGGCGCCGCTGTCGGTCACGGCCATTCTCGAGTCGGTGCGCGACATCGTGCACCCCATCGCCGAGGAGAAGGGGCTCTCCATCCTGCTGGTGCCGCCGGTCTCGGACCACCGCATGGGACGGCAGCTGGCCCTGAGCCGGGTGCTGCTCAACCTCACCACCAACGCGCTCAAGTTCACCGACGAGGGCTGCGTGGAGATCGCGGCCAGGCCGCGGGGGCTGACGCAGATGGAATTCTCGGTCCGGGACACCGGCCACGGGATCAGTCCCGAGGCCATGGACAACCTCTACCAGCCGTTCCGACGCTCGAGAGCCCGGGCCGGACGCAGCGGCTACTACTTCTCGGGAACGGGGCTCGGCCTGGCCATGTGCCGGCTCATCGTCGAGGCGATGGACTCGGAGCTCGAGTTCGAGACGGAGCAGGGCCGGGGAACCCGGTTCTTCTTCAAGCTGAACCTCCCGCCCGTCACCAACCTGTAGCGCGCTGTAGCGGCGATCCAACAGTAGCGGATTCCCCGCTACAACTTTAATCACAATCAAGAAACTCGTAAATTAGCTAAGCGTATTATTGACAAGTAGTTATAGCACTTTGGCGGGGTGCTCGGCAGCGCGCACGGTCCTTGCCAAACCAACGGCTACAGATGACCTCCCTCAGGATCAACGACCTACTTCTGCAGTGGCGCGAGCAGAGCGTCACGTACGGCATGTCCCGGGTGCGCCGCTACGAGGACAGCGCGCGTCGGGCGCTGAACGTGGTGGTGGCGAGCGTCGGGCTCGTCATCAGCGCCCCGTTGATGCTGGTGGTCGCAGCGCTGGTGAAGCTGACCTCCAAGGGGCCGGTCTTCTACCAGCAGACACGCGTGGGGCTCGACCGCCGTGCGCCGGACAGCGACCGCGGCAATCACCGCCGGGTGGCCGACCTCGGGGGCAAGCCGTTCACCATCTACAAGTTCCGGACGATGAAGGCGCGCGACGACGGGCGGCAGGTGTGGGCGGCCCCGGGTGACGCGCGGATCACGCGGATTGGCCGGGTGCTCCGGCAGTTCCGGCTGGACGAGCTGCCGCAGCTCGTGAACGTGCTGAAAGGCGACATGAACGTGGTCGGCCCGAGGCCCGAGCAGCCGCGCATCTTCGCGGACCTGCGGACCCAGGTCCACCGGTACACGGAGCGCCAGCGGGTTCGGCCCGGGATCACGGGGTGGGCGCAGATCAACCACCACTACGACGAGTCGATCGAGGACGTGCGGCGGAAGGTCGCCTACGACCTGGACTACATCTCGCGCCAGTCGCTGTCGCAGGACCTCAAGATCATGCTGCTCACCGCGCCGGCGATGGTACTGCGAAAGGGCGCCTGGTAGACTGAGAGCCGGGAAGCTCCCGGCTCATGAGGATGGAGTTCGTGGGGGAGAGCGCCGGCCCGAAGTGCATAGGGGCCGGCGCTCTTCGTTTCGGTATCCGGGGAGGTGGGCCCAGGCGGCGCTGCAGAGGGCCATCGTCGGGCCCGGTGGGCGATCCCGGCGGGCTCCCCTAGCCGATCGGGCCGGGCAGCGCCTCTCCCACGCGAGCCAGGGCGGCCTCGAGCTCCGTGGCGGGCGGACCGAAGCCGAACCGGATGAAGTGATCCATGCCGAACTGGTCCCCCGGCACCACCAGCACGCTTTTGGAGCGGCGCAGGCGCTCGGCCAGCGCGGAGGAGTTGACGTTGGACGTGTAGCGCGCGTAGCAGATCGCGCCCGCCTCCGGTGTGCGGTAGCGGAACTCGCCGCCGCGCGACGCGAGCCAGCGCTCGAGGGCCGGCCAGTTGGCGCGCAGGATGGAGCGGGTACGTTCGAGGATCCGGTCGCGCACGCCGGGTGCGAGGGCCCGGGTCGCCAGCCAGTCCGAGATCACGCTCGGTCCGATGGTCGTGTAGTCCTTGCGCGCCCACAGCTCGGCGACGAGCGGCGGGGGCGCGACGCACCAGCCGATCCTCAGGCCGGGCAGCCCGTACGCCTTCGAGAGGCCGTTCGTGACCAGGACCTTCTCGGTGCGTCCCCACGACGTCGGCGTGGCGGAGCGCTCCAGCTCGGCACCCTGGTAGACCTCGTCGGACAGGAGCCAGGCGCCGGCCTTGGCGGCCTGCCGGACGATCCGGCCGATCGCCTCCTCCGAAAGAACCGCCCCGGTGGGGTTGTTCGGGTTGGTGACCACGACCAGCCTCGTGCCCGGTGCGATCGCCAGGTCGATGTCGGCGGCTTGCGGCTGCCAGCCCAGCTCTTCCCGGAGCCAGATCGGCGCGATCTCGGCCCCGAACGTCCGCGCCAGCCCCCAGGTCTGCATGTACGTCGGCAAGACGATGGCGACGCGGTCGCCGGGTTGGATCAGGTGCCAGCAGGCACAGAAGTTCGCCTCGGCGCTGCCGTTGGTCACGAGGACGTGGTCGGCCGTGGCGCCGGGATAGAGGGCCGCGATGGCGGCGCGCAGCGGCTCACTGCCGTTGGACTGCGGGTAGCCGAGCCGGTGAGGGGCGAGGTCGTCGAGCGACAGGCCGGCGATCGCGAGCAGCTCGGCCACGGTCAACGGGTGGACGCCGCTCTCGGAGAGGTTGTACTCGACCCGGTTCTCCCAGGTGCTCTGCCAGCGCTCCATCGCGAACGGCTCGAACGACATCGCCCCTCCGACGTGGAGGGGCGATTGTAGTCGTGCCGGAGCGGCCGGGCAAGCCGCTAGAGCGAGCGAAGCCGGATGGAGCCGTTCACGGTCTCGATCTTGAGGTGGCGCCCCCCCTGGCCGATCCGCCCGTCGAGGTGCCGCCGGTTGATGCGCCCGGTCACCGTGATCGGGAAGTCCGTC harbors:
- a CDS encoding sugar transferase — its product is MTSLRINDLLLQWREQSVTYGMSRVRRYEDSARRALNVVVASVGLVISAPLMLVVAALVKLTSKGPVFYQQTRVGLDRRAPDSDRGNHRRVADLGGKPFTIYKFRTMKARDDGRQVWAAPGDARITRIGRVLRQFRLDELPQLVNVLKGDMNVVGPRPEQPRIFADLRTQVHRYTERQRVRPGITGWAQINHHYDESIEDVRRKVAYDLDYISRQSLSQDLKIMLLTAPAMVLRKGAW
- a CDS encoding aminotransferase class I/II-fold pyridoxal phosphate-dependent enzyme — translated: MSFEPFAMERWQSTWENRVEYNLSESGVHPLTVAELLAIAGLSLDDLAPHRLGYPQSNGSEPLRAAIAALYPGATADHVLVTNGSAEANFCACWHLIQPGDRVAIVLPTYMQTWGLARTFGAEIAPIWLREELGWQPQAADIDLAIAPGTRLVVVTNPNNPTGAVLSEEAIGRIVRQAAKAGAWLLSDEVYQGAELERSATPTSWGRTEKVLVTNGLSKAYGLPGLRIGWCVAPPPLVAELWARKDYTTIGPSVISDWLATRALAPGVRDRILERTRSILRANWPALERWLASRGGEFRYRTPEAGAICYARYTSNVNSSALAERLRRSKSVLVVPGDQFGMDHFIRFGFGPPATELEAALARVGEALPGPIG
- a CDS encoding sigma-54 dependent transcriptional regulator, which codes for MAASLRAPQSPAEGTGDTSPLVSADLSIGPADKASVRILVVDDERTLRESCKSVLEVDGYRVEVCGRGGEALELVRRQMFDVILVDLYMTEVSGMELLEAALAARPETIVIVMTGNPSVASNVDALRAGAWDYLPKPFSATHLQILVGRATHTILVGRESGVRTGAQEVEDEGGSRDKPAVIGVSPVFRKAMDLARRVAPTDASVFITGESGTGKEMMAQFIHQHSRRRSRPMVAVNCAALPEGLLESEMFGHVKGAFTGAVKDKPGLLEAANGGTLFLDELIDMPKSIQAKLLRVIQDGVVRRVGSSATNTVVNVRFIAAANRDPEQATKDGLLREDLYYRLRVVPVHLPSLRERQQDIVLLANHFLQLFWRRHREPFAAAPRLTESAVRALCAHPWQGNVRELQNAIEHAVVLLEPGQDIQPENIPFISSQQAADAAEGVVPVMAEGILEESYHAARERVIASFERRYLTWLVNHVGGNMSKAARVAGVDRTTLYRLMERHGLQRETITVLPE
- a CDS encoding HAMP domain-containing sensor histidine kinase translates to MTGVPHLRRSERRDGAGHVLPARSTETETAGADLRPVLEAAAARVLGGWRDDRADALDAKDVSETIHWLVDATVAALAGEAIPSQGPAATVLGRRLLELLRAAVLAEPREPQAQLDPKVLVLVLRAVEQVREAVDPDWSQALSSRLSAPSGLDLVVEVAHDLRSPITSILFLAETLQRGQSGTVNEVQHRQLGLIYAAALGLSSMASDVIELARGGKQLVEKEPAPLSVTAILESVRDIVHPIAEEKGLSILLVPPVSDHRMGRQLALSRVLLNLTTNALKFTDEGCVEIAARPRGLTQMEFSVRDTGHGISPEAMDNLYQPFRRSRARAGRSGYYFSGTGLGLAMCRLIVEAMDSELEFETEQGRGTRFFFKLNLPPVTNL
- a CDS encoding response regulator, whose translation is MPERMPHSHPPLVLIASSQEWHARSLESILGPHGYAVVRAYTGKQTLERARSARPDLVIVDADLPDLDGIEVCRILRDEPAMSASTPILVTGSGQPTRQQRLAALRAGAWDYLTLPFDGQELQLRLDAFVQAKFEADRAREESLLDELTGLYNIRGLARRARELGSQAFRHHEPFACVVLAPHVEGTDAAASELAVTAAVSHIAKTLRTNGRVADAIGRLGPTEFGVVAQGADAEGVLKLAQRLVQSLESGALESGGAIPPFKVRAGYDAVSNYHEAPIEPEDMLVRATIAMRMSEGDAGGKWIRPFEGRFNN